One window of the Desulfurellaceae bacterium genome contains the following:
- a CDS encoding OB-fold domain-containing protein, translating to MPDTRPKPLPAVDALSKPFWDAAQQHRLVLQRCTACGYFNHPPRLACDACQSQQLDFEPVSGRGRIYSFTVMHQPNIVGFEDEIPYLNILVELEEQAKLFMVCDLPLADRDTVKIGGLVEVWFEDVNAEISLPRFRLA from the coding sequence ATGCCAGACACCCGGCCCAAACCCCTGCCTGCGGTGGACGCGCTGTCCAAGCCGTTCTGGGACGCCGCCCAACAGCACCGGCTGGTCCTCCAGCGCTGCACGGCGTGCGGCTATTTCAACCATCCGCCACGATTGGCGTGTGACGCCTGCCAGTCACAACAGCTGGACTTTGAACCGGTCAGCGGCCGGGGCAGGATTTACAGCTTTACGGTCATGCACCAGCCGAACATCGTCGGTTTTGAAGACGAGATCCCCTACCTGAATATCCTGGTCGAGTTGGAAGAGCAGGCCAAGCTGTTCATGGTCTGCGACCTGCCGCTGGCCGACCGCGACACGGTCAAAATCGGCGGGCTGGTCGAGGTCTGGTTTGAAGACGTGAACGCGGAGATCAGCCTGCCGCGCTTTCGGCTGGCGTGA